From Nitrospirota bacterium, a single genomic window includes:
- a CDS encoding APC family permease, whose translation MSIKSFLIGSPIETIKEKHERLSKTTGLAVFSSDALSSVAYGPEEILMALVVGGSAMVHLSMPIATGIVILIAIVATSYYQTIHAYPSGGGAYIVAKENLGTYPGLVAGSALLIDYVLTVAVSISSGIAAITSAFPATRQYTVTMCLVSILLIMVINLRGVKESGKVFAVPVYLFVGGLLLLIIASFTKALSFPRPPMPDIAAATNIIPLFIILKAFASGCATLTGIEAVSNGVRAFKEPEAKNAGITLIWMAVILGVLTTGIAYYADYYKIIPNESETVLSQLSRAIFTKGAIYYFIQFATSIILILAANTSFADFPRLSSIMAADRYLPRQLSNRGDKLVFSNGILILGAFSVLLIVLFGGDTHALIPLYAVGVFTAFTLSQAGMVMHWLREKGAGWIKGIIINGLGTVTTGVVLLVIAVEKFEHGAWIVLVAIPALVYLTRKIHEHYVAVAEQLSVTACLTSENVYSHHTVIIPISGIQQAVINAIKYGKVLSDDVTAVYVYIDPIETQKVREKWDTLCMGVNLQILHSPYRSVTEPIIDYIESIREKYPEGVITVVLPEFVPTRWWHHLLHNQTALFLKGILLFKKGVVSTSVPVHLRK comes from the coding sequence ATGTCCATAAAAAGCTTTCTCATCGGCAGTCCGATCGAGACTATCAAGGAAAAGCACGAAAGACTGAGCAAGACAACGGGACTTGCAGTATTTTCCTCTGATGCGCTTTCATCAGTAGCGTACGGCCCCGAAGAAATCCTCATGGCTCTTGTCGTGGGTGGCTCTGCAATGGTGCATCTATCAATGCCTATTGCCACCGGGATTGTGATACTTATCGCAATCGTTGCCACATCATACTACCAGACTATCCATGCCTATCCCTCCGGCGGAGGAGCATACATAGTGGCCAAAGAGAACCTTGGCACCTATCCGGGCCTTGTAGCAGGTTCAGCACTTCTCATAGATTACGTTCTGACCGTTGCTGTTAGTATTTCGTCAGGTATAGCTGCCATCACCTCGGCATTTCCAGCGACACGGCAATATACGGTCACGATGTGCCTTGTTTCGATATTGCTCATCATGGTCATTAACCTTCGTGGGGTAAAGGAATCGGGAAAGGTGTTCGCGGTTCCGGTGTATCTTTTTGTGGGCGGGCTGTTGCTGCTGATAATCGCAAGCTTTACAAAGGCATTATCCTTCCCTCGTCCCCCTATGCCGGACATTGCAGCAGCAACAAATATAATTCCACTTTTTATAATCCTCAAGGCATTTGCGTCCGGTTGCGCAACACTGACCGGTATCGAAGCGGTCTCAAACGGCGTCAGGGCGTTTAAAGAACCAGAGGCAAAGAATGCAGGGATAACGCTTATCTGGATGGCGGTGATACTTGGAGTGCTTACCACAGGAATTGCTTACTATGCCGATTATTATAAGATAATCCCAAACGAGTCTGAGACCGTGCTTTCACAGCTTAGCCGCGCCATATTTACCAAAGGAGCAATTTATTATTTCATCCAATTTGCGACCTCAATAATTCTGATACTTGCCGCAAACACATCCTTTGCAGATTTTCCCAGGCTCTCATCAATTATGGCCGCAGACCGTTACCTGCCCCGTCAACTGAGCAATCGTGGTGACAAACTGGTTTTTTCAAACGGTATCCTTATCCTTGGGGCTTTTTCAGTCCTGCTCATTGTCCTGTTTGGCGGCGACACCCATGCCCTGATCCCTCTCTATGCTGTAGGGGTTTTCACAGCCTTCACCCTTTCACAGGCCGGCATGGTCATGCACTGGCTCAGAGAAAAAGGCGCAGGATGGATAAAAGGAATAATAATTAACGGACTGGGAACTGTAACAACGGGCGTCGTTCTGTTAGTCATTGCCGTTGAGAAGTTCGAGCACGGGGCCTGGATTGTTTTGGTGGCAATTCCGGCGCTGGTCTATTTGACCCGGAAGATACACGAGCATTATGTTGCAGTGGCTGAGCAGCTTTCTGTGACCGCCTGTCTGACGTCAGAAAATGTCTACAGCCACCATACGGTTATTATTCCTATCTCCGGAATTCAACAGGCTGTCATTAACGCCATTAAATATGGCAAGGTTTTATCTGATGATGTCACTGCCGTGTATGTGTACATAGACCCTATTGAGACACAGAAGGTGAGGGAGAAATGGGACACTCTCTGCATGGGAGTAAATCTCCAGATCCTGCATTCACCATACAGGTCTGTGACAGAACCGATCATAGACTACATCGAAAGCATACGCGAAAAATACCCTGAGGGTGTAATCACGGTGGTTCTGCCGGAATTTGTGCCAACGAGATGGTGGCACCACCTTCTGCACAACCAGACAGCGCTTTTTCTCAAGGGGATACTGCTCTTTAAAAAGGGAGTGGTCTCCACAAGTGTGCCGGTTCATTTAAGGAAATAA
- the kdpF gene encoding K(+)-transporting ATPase subunit F: protein MEIFYWIGGMVAFGLLVYLTVALMKPEIFS, encoded by the coding sequence ATGGAAATCTTTTACTGGATAGGCGGTATGGTGGCCTTCGGGCTTCTTGTTTACCTTACTGTTGCGCTTATGAAGCCGGAGATATTCTCATGA
- a CDS encoding cation transporter, with product MIEPGGTLARFAWLSIAAAILTMALKTAAYLLTGSVGLLSDAMESLVNLAGALMALAMLTVAARPADEDHAYGHSKAEYFSSGVEGALILIAAISIAVAAVQRLITPKPLEQIGLGLIVSVAASLVNLFVALILLKAAKSYNSITLKANAHHLLTDVWTSAGVLVGVGLVAITGWQRLDPIVAIIVAANIVWSGVRIVRESVFGLMDASLPIEDLGIVQGVLDRYCGEDIQCHALRTRQGGSRKFVSFHVLVPGDWTVDKGHNLLEQMETDLRSALPNVTVFTHLESIHDPVSWDDIPLDRSECPRQDNNLPIP from the coding sequence ATGATCGAACCGGGGGGGACACTTGCACGGTTTGCATGGCTTTCGATAGCCGCCGCCATCTTAACGATGGCGCTGAAGACTGCCGCATATCTGTTGACCGGCTCAGTAGGACTGCTGTCAGATGCCATGGAATCGCTGGTAAATCTGGCCGGCGCTCTTATGGCTCTTGCCATGCTCACCGTAGCGGCTCGTCCCGCCGATGAAGACCACGCGTACGGCCATAGCAAGGCCGAGTATTTTTCAAGCGGCGTTGAAGGCGCTCTTATCCTGATAGCGGCAATCAGCATTGCCGTTGCTGCCGTGCAGCGCCTAATCACGCCGAAACCCCTTGAACAGATCGGACTGGGGCTCATCGTCTCAGTTGCTGCCTCACTGGTCAACCTGTTCGTTGCACTTATCCTGCTTAAGGCAGCAAAAAGCTATAACTCAATCACCCTGAAGGCCAATGCCCATCACCTGCTGACAGACGTCTGGACCTCAGCCGGTGTTTTGGTCGGCGTTGGTCTGGTGGCCATTACCGGATGGCAGCGCCTGGACCCCATCGTTGCCATTATTGTCGCCGCCAATATTGTCTGGTCAGGTGTCCGCATTGTCCGTGAATCCGTATTCGGGCTGATGGATGCTTCGCTGCCAATCGAAGACCTCGGCATAGTGCAGGGCGTGCTGGACCGGTATTGCGGGGAGGATATCCAGTGCCATGCGCTGCGGACACGGCAGGGCGGTTCACGAAAATTCGTATCCTTTCATGTGCTAGTGCCGGGTGACTGGACCGTCGATAAGGGACACAACCTTCTGGAACAGATGGAGACTGATCTCCGCAGTGCCTTGCCGAATGTGACGGTATTTACGCATCTTGAATCAATACATGACCCTGTCTCCTGGGACGACATACCTCTGGACCGTTCCGAATGTCCCCGTCAGGATAACAATCTCCCGATCCCCTAA